In one Rhodococcus sp. B50 genomic region, the following are encoded:
- a CDS encoding DNA recombination protein RmuC → MTALTALGLLVALGLGVVLGWLLRASRDGERAARAEARLAALRDNEEQLRQSLAAVSEDAARRQSGAIGDQVSRLVGPLNEAVGALARQVEHVERNRVHAYAGLSEQVEGMHRASQLLSTRTQQLVTALRAPQVRGRWGEIQLERVVELAGMVRHCDFDTQVSKAGVRPDLLVYLAGGKQIVVDAKVPFAAYLDAAESEDPDERDRHLTRHARQLRTHVDQLSAKAYWESFDPTPEFVVLFVPGDPFLDAALAADPDLLEHAFTRNVILATPTTLVALLRTIAHTWRQEALSRDAATIHRLGRELYQRLGVVGSHLDRLGNQLGKAVDSFNLTVSSMDTRVGVTARKLHDLEIFDGEVPEVQRVDAWPRRSTLTERAVANGPVDEAS, encoded by the coding sequence ATGACAGCACTCACGGCACTCGGCCTGCTCGTCGCGCTCGGTCTCGGGGTGGTGCTCGGCTGGCTGCTCCGAGCCTCCCGCGACGGCGAACGCGCAGCCCGTGCCGAGGCCCGGCTGGCGGCATTGCGCGACAACGAGGAGCAGTTGCGTCAATCGCTCGCGGCAGTGAGCGAGGATGCCGCCAGACGGCAGTCCGGTGCCATCGGCGACCAGGTGTCGCGGCTCGTCGGCCCGCTGAACGAGGCGGTGGGGGCGCTCGCCCGGCAGGTCGAGCACGTCGAACGCAACCGCGTGCACGCCTATGCGGGCCTGAGCGAGCAGGTCGAAGGCATGCACCGCGCGTCTCAGCTGCTGTCCACGCGCACCCAGCAGCTGGTCACCGCGCTGCGCGCGCCGCAGGTGCGCGGGCGGTGGGGTGAGATCCAGCTCGAACGCGTCGTCGAGCTCGCCGGGATGGTGCGGCACTGCGACTTCGACACCCAGGTGAGCAAGGCGGGGGTGCGGCCCGACCTGCTGGTCTATCTCGCCGGCGGTAAGCAGATCGTCGTCGACGCGAAGGTGCCTTTCGCCGCCTATCTGGACGCGGCCGAGTCCGAGGATCCCGACGAGCGCGACCGTCACCTCACGCGCCACGCGCGGCAGCTGCGTACCCACGTCGACCAGCTGTCGGCCAAGGCCTACTGGGAGTCCTTCGACCCGACGCCCGAGTTCGTCGTGTTGTTCGTGCCCGGGGACCCTTTTCTCGACGCCGCGCTGGCCGCCGATCCCGATCTGCTCGAGCACGCCTTCACCCGGAACGTCATCCTCGCCACACCGACCACGCTCGTCGCGCTGCTGCGCACGATCGCCCACACCTGGCGGCAGGAAGCGCTCTCCCGCGACGCCGCGACCATCCACCGGCTGGGCCGTGAGCTGTACCAACGGCTCGGTGTGGTGGGTTCGCACCTCGACCGGCTCGGCAATCAGCTCGGCAAGGCGGTCGATTCGTTCAACCTGACGGTCTCGTCGATGGACACCCGGGTGGGAGTGACGGCCCGCAAGCTCCATGACCTGGAGATCTTCGACGGCGAGGTGCCCGAGGTCCAGCGTGTCGACGCGTGGCCACGTCGGAGCACCCTGACGGAAAGAGCCGTCGCGAACGGTCCTGTCGACGAAGCGAGCTGA
- a CDS encoding carboxymuconolactone decarboxylase family protein — protein sequence MSDAEHTPGFTTGLEIRREVMGDDFVERAFERSRGTDSEAMQEFVTEHAWGAVWSRPGLDRRSRSLLNLGMLIALRAENELRGHVRGALRNGLGRTEIVESVIHCSAYCGAPAGLAAMRVVQEVLEAELGPLSETSDEA from the coding sequence ATGTCCGACGCCGAGCACACTCCGGGATTCACGACGGGTCTGGAGATCCGGCGCGAAGTGATGGGTGACGATTTCGTCGAGCGGGCGTTCGAGCGTTCCCGCGGCACCGACTCCGAGGCGATGCAGGAATTCGTCACCGAACACGCCTGGGGTGCCGTGTGGTCGCGTCCCGGCCTCGACCGGCGCAGCCGCAGCCTGCTCAACCTGGGCATGCTCATCGCGCTGCGCGCCGAGAACGAACTGCGCGGACACGTCCGCGGTGCACTGCGCAACGGACTCGGCCGCACGGAGATCGTCGAATCCGTCATCCATTGTTCGGCCTACTGCGGCGCCCCCGCCGGACTCGCTGCGATGCGAGTGGTCCAGGAGGTGCTCGAGGCCGAACTCGGTCCCCTCTCCGAGACGTCCGACGAGGCGTGA
- a CDS encoding lipid droplet-associated protein codes for MIRPPFLARVAAGIAVTAYEETLKLPSTAVSLPMTTVSQILQTTMRVQQVMTSLAIKGDQFFEIFGAEPGETAQWATFDDDGSTPSDEAATSTNSTSNGAPGRFALYSIPPATEADVPAAPADETVVAPATSGAATSTAPAKKATARKTAPKKTGTKSAAEDTDTKVTLGTDTKVADASGDRSEIVEYLDYDSLTLAQLRARLRALSVDELTALLDYENAHAARTPFVTMLSNRITSARNK; via the coding sequence ATGATCCGTCCACCGTTCCTGGCACGGGTGGCTGCCGGCATTGCTGTCACCGCGTACGAAGAGACCCTCAAGCTGCCGAGCACAGCCGTGTCGTTGCCGATGACGACGGTGAGCCAGATCCTGCAGACGACGATGCGGGTACAACAGGTGATGACCTCGCTCGCCATCAAGGGCGACCAGTTCTTCGAGATCTTCGGAGCCGAGCCCGGCGAGACCGCACAGTGGGCGACCTTCGACGACGACGGCTCGACCCCCTCGGACGAGGCCGCGACCTCGACGAACAGCACCTCGAACGGCGCTCCCGGCCGGTTCGCCCTGTACTCGATCCCGCCGGCGACCGAGGCCGATGTGCCTGCAGCCCCCGCGGACGAGACGGTCGTCGCGCCGGCGACGTCCGGTGCTGCGACCTCGACGGCGCCCGCGAAGAAGGCGACAGCGAGGAAGACCGCTCCGAAGAAGACCGGCACCAAGTCCGCCGCCGAAGACACGGACACGAAGGTCACCCTCGGCACGGACACGAAAGTCGCCGACGCCTCCGGAGACCGGTCCGAGATCGTCGAGTACCTCGACTACGACTCGCTGACCCTCGCCCAGCTGCGGGCCCGTCTGCGCGCACTGTCGGTGGACGAACTCACAGCGTTGCTCGACTACGAGAATGCTCACGCCGCGCGTACTCCGTTCGTGACGATGCTGTCGAACCGGATCACGAGCGCGCGTAACAAGTGA
- a CDS encoding limonene-1,2-epoxide hydrolase family protein, translated as MSTPTTTGQNAVAAVTDFLDAMATENIDRAASLITDDIAWHNTWLPTIRGASRVRQILAGLTRPAVGFGVVVHHIAADGDIVLTERTDILRFGPVRIEFWVCGTFELRDGRIAVWDDHFDVLTLLRATASGLLRAALRRS; from the coding sequence ATGAGCACACCGACCACCACCGGGCAGAACGCCGTCGCCGCGGTGACAGATTTTCTCGATGCGATGGCCACCGAGAACATCGACCGCGCTGCTTCGCTGATCACCGACGACATCGCGTGGCACAACACCTGGCTCCCCACCATCCGCGGCGCCTCCCGGGTGCGGCAGATCCTCGCCGGCCTCACACGACCTGCGGTGGGGTTCGGTGTCGTCGTCCACCACATCGCGGCCGACGGCGACATCGTGCTCACCGAGCGCACCGACATCCTGCGCTTCGGACCGGTGCGCATCGAGTTCTGGGTCTGCGGCACCTTCGAGTTGCGTGACGGACGGATCGCCGTGTGGGACGACCACTTCGACGTCCTCACCTTGCTCCGCGCCACCGCCTCGGGGCTACTCCGCGCCGCACTGCGTCGTTCCTGA
- the xseA gene encoding exodeoxyribonuclease VII large subunit has product MTAGQNAGRPNSAEQPWPVRTVAQKVAGWIDKLGTIWVEGQITQINARPGTRTAFLTLRDPSVDMSLQVTCSPQLLQQSGVPLTEGSRVIMFGKMTFWPGRGSLALRVTEIRAVGIGELLARLERLRALLAAEGLFDPRLKRPLPFLPRRVGLVTSRGSAAERDVLSVAQRRWPAVRFDVRHATVQGPTAVTQLIEALEALDSDPDVDVIVLARGGGSVEDLLPFSDEALCRAIAACTTPVVSAIGHEPDSPLCDHVADLRAATPTDAAKRVVPDAVAELDLVDELKARSAAALRNWVRREEHVIAQLRDRPVLADPFRDLDRRYEEIERLQQAARRDVTRLISSESSTLEHLRARLGTLGPAATLARGYAVVQRIVPGSDPEVVRTLDEMPIGTQLRVRVADGAARAAVMGHER; this is encoded by the coding sequence GTGACGGCCGGACAGAACGCGGGACGACCGAACTCCGCGGAGCAGCCCTGGCCCGTCCGCACCGTGGCGCAGAAGGTCGCCGGGTGGATCGACAAGCTCGGCACCATCTGGGTCGAAGGGCAGATCACGCAGATCAACGCCCGTCCCGGGACGCGGACGGCGTTCCTGACCCTGCGCGACCCGTCGGTGGACATGTCCCTGCAGGTGACCTGCTCACCGCAGCTCCTGCAGCAGTCCGGGGTGCCGCTCACCGAGGGCAGCCGCGTGATCATGTTCGGGAAGATGACCTTCTGGCCCGGTCGCGGCAGTCTCGCGCTTCGGGTCACCGAGATCCGAGCCGTCGGCATCGGGGAACTGCTCGCGCGCCTCGAGCGGCTGCGCGCCTTGCTCGCCGCCGAGGGATTGTTCGATCCGCGGTTGAAACGCCCCCTGCCGTTCCTGCCGCGCCGCGTCGGCCTGGTCACCAGCCGCGGCAGCGCAGCCGAACGCGATGTGCTGTCGGTCGCGCAGCGTCGCTGGCCTGCCGTGCGCTTCGACGTCCGTCACGCGACGGTGCAGGGACCCACCGCAGTCACGCAGCTCATCGAGGCTCTCGAAGCGCTCGACAGCGATCCGGACGTCGACGTGATCGTCCTCGCCCGTGGCGGTGGCAGCGTGGAGGATCTGCTGCCGTTCTCCGACGAAGCACTGTGCCGCGCGATCGCCGCGTGCACGACCCCTGTGGTCAGCGCCATCGGCCACGAGCCCGACAGTCCGTTGTGCGATCACGTCGCCGACCTGCGGGCCGCGACCCCCACCGATGCCGCGAAGCGCGTCGTGCCCGATGCCGTCGCCGAACTCGATCTGGTCGACGAGCTGAAAGCGCGGTCGGCGGCCGCGCTGCGCAACTGGGTCCGCCGGGAGGAACACGTCATCGCGCAGTTGCGCGACCGTCCCGTCCTGGCCGATCCGTTCCGCGACCTCGACCGGCGATACGAGGAGATCGAGCGGCTGCAGCAGGCGGCACGACGCGACGTCACGCGGCTGATCTCGTCGGAGTCGTCGACGCTGGAACATCTGCGGGCGCGGCTGGGGACCCTCGGCCCCGCGGCGACCCTGGCGCGTGGCTACGCCGTGGTCCAGCGGATCGTGCCGGGCAGCGACCCGGAAGTGGTACGCACACTCGACGAGATGCCCATCGGCACCCAACTGCGGGTGCGGGTGGCGGACGGCGCGGCCCGCGCCGCCGTCATGGGACACGAACGATAA
- a CDS encoding exodeoxyribonuclease VII small subunit — MTNAGTDDANADVREFGYERARDELVNVVKMLEQGGLDLDDSLQLWERGEALAKRCEEHLAGARERVEQALSLADDEDDEYEDED; from the coding sequence GTGACGAACGCGGGAACCGACGACGCGAACGCCGATGTGCGGGAGTTCGGCTACGAGCGAGCTCGGGACGAACTCGTCAATGTCGTGAAGATGCTCGAACAGGGCGGGCTCGACCTCGACGACTCGCTGCAGCTGTGGGAACGCGGCGAGGCCCTCGCGAAACGCTGCGAGGAGCACCTCGCCGGCGCCCGCGAACGCGTCGAGCAAGCGCTCTCGCTCGCGGACGACGAAGACGACGAGTACGAGGACGAGGACTGA
- the glpX gene encoding class II fructose-bisphosphatase has protein sequence MTASTPRREAPDRNLALELVRVTEAAAMAAGRWVGRGDKEGGDGAAVDAMRHMVSSVSMQGVVVIGEGEKDEAPMLYNGEEVGNGDGPLCDVAVDPIDGTTLMSKGAPGAIAVLAVAERGAMFDPSAVFYMEKIAVGPEAADVIDITAPIAENIRRVAKAKNIAHADLTVTILDRPRHAQIIKEVREAGARIRLISDGDVAGAIAAARPGSGVDMLLGIGGTPEGIIAAAAMRCMGGALQGRLAPKDDAERQKAIDAGHDLDRVLTTTDLVTGENIFFCATGVTDGELLRGVRYSAGGAETQSIVMRSKSGTVRMIEAYHRLQKLSEFSSIDFHGVAGSPPPMP, from the coding sequence ATGACGGCCAGCACCCCACGCCGCGAAGCTCCGGACCGCAACCTCGCACTCGAACTGGTCCGCGTCACCGAGGCCGCGGCGATGGCGGCCGGCCGGTGGGTCGGACGTGGCGACAAGGAAGGTGGCGACGGCGCCGCTGTCGACGCGATGCGGCACATGGTCAGCTCCGTGTCGATGCAGGGTGTCGTCGTGATCGGTGAGGGCGAGAAGGACGAAGCGCCCATGCTGTACAACGGCGAGGAGGTCGGCAACGGCGACGGTCCGCTGTGCGACGTCGCGGTCGACCCGATCGACGGCACGACCCTCATGTCGAAGGGCGCTCCCGGCGCGATCGCGGTGCTCGCCGTGGCCGAGCGGGGAGCGATGTTCGACCCGTCCGCTGTGTTCTACATGGAGAAGATCGCCGTCGGTCCCGAGGCCGCCGACGTCATCGACATCACCGCCCCGATCGCGGAGAACATCCGCCGCGTCGCGAAGGCGAAGAACATCGCGCACGCCGACCTGACCGTGACGATCCTCGACCGTCCGCGCCACGCGCAGATCATCAAGGAGGTGCGCGAGGCGGGTGCCCGCATCCGTCTGATCTCCGACGGCGACGTCGCCGGCGCGATCGCCGCTGCACGTCCGGGTTCGGGTGTCGACATGCTGCTCGGCATCGGCGGTACCCCCGAGGGCATCATCGCCGCGGCCGCGATGCGCTGCATGGGCGGTGCGCTGCAGGGTCGCCTGGCACCGAAGGACGACGCCGAGCGTCAGAAGGCGATCGACGCCGGACACGATCTCGATCGCGTCCTCACCACCACCGATCTCGTCACCGGCGAGAACATCTTCTTCTGCGCGACCGGCGTCACCGACGGTGAACTGCTCCGCGGTGTCCGCTACTCCGCGGGTGGCGCGGAGACGCAGTCGATCGTGATGCGCAGCAAGTCGGGCACGGTGCGCATGATCGAGGCGTACCACCGCCTGCAGAAGCTCAGCGAGTTCTCGTCCATCGACTTCCACGGTGTCGCCGGCTCGCCGCCTCCCATGCCCTGA
- a CDS encoding LGFP repeat-containing protein produces MNRIPRRRAALVAAAAAVGLVVAGCSDDQSAEDTVGSATSAVQSAAESVASQAESAVESITQGDNSPEADEPAADQSSAVPGPDGEQVELSGPILQKYNEVGGASSPLGAATGEQEEVGDGNVAEFEGGIIAWSPDTDSHIVWGEIRTAWEAAGGAEGDLGFPITDEEQTPDGARSNFQFGYITWAPGAGTEVVQE; encoded by the coding sequence ATGAATCGAATTCCCCGGCGCAGAGCAGCGTTGGTGGCGGCCGCAGCGGCGGTCGGACTGGTCGTCGCGGGCTGCAGCGACGACCAGTCGGCGGAGGATACGGTGGGCAGTGCGACCAGCGCGGTCCAGTCCGCCGCGGAGAGTGTGGCGTCCCAGGCGGAGAGCGCCGTCGAATCGATCACGCAGGGCGACAATTCGCCCGAGGCCGACGAGCCCGCGGCGGATCAGTCCAGCGCAGTGCCCGGTCCGGACGGCGAGCAGGTCGAACTCAGCGGACCGATCCTGCAGAAGTACAACGAGGTCGGCGGTGCGTCGAGCCCCCTCGGCGCGGCGACCGGTGAGCAGGAGGAAGTCGGCGACGGCAACGTCGCAGAGTTCGAGGGCGGCATCATCGCGTGGAGTCCCGACACCGACTCCCACATCGTGTGGGGTGAGATTCGCACGGCCTGGGAGGCCGCAGGCGGTGCCGAGGGCGATCTAGGCTTCCCGATCACCGACGAGGAGCAGACTCCCGACGGTGCCCGCAGCAACTTCCAGTTCGGTTACATCACCTGGGCGCCCGGTGCCGGGACGGAGGTCGTCCAGGAGTGA
- a CDS encoding class II fumarate hydratase, with product MTDTEQSSQQFRIERDTMGEVQVPVDALWRAQTQRAVENFPISGRGLERAQIRALGLLKSACARVNKDLGLLDPDRADAIMAAADAIAAGEYDDQFPIDVFQTGSGTSSNMNTNEVIASLAAKAGVTVHPNDDVNMSQSSNDTFPTATHVAATEATVKDLIPALEHLHGALAGKAEEWRTVVKSGRTHLMDAVPVTLGQEFGGYARQIEAGIERLRATLPRLGELPIGGTAVGTGLNAPADFGPRVVAVLVETTGLEDLQRARDSFEAQAARDALVEVSGALRTVAVSLTKIANDIRWMGSGPLTGLAEIQLPDLQPGSSIMPGKVNPVLPEAVTQVAAQVVGNDATVAWSGAAGAFELNVYIPVMARNVLESIRLLANVSRLFADRCITGLVANVEHLRTLAESSPSIVTPLNSAIGYEEAAAVAKEALKEKKTIRQTVVDRGLVGDRLSEEELDRRLDVLAMTRVDEES from the coding sequence ATGACCGACACCGAACAGTCTTCTCAGCAGTTCCGTATCGAACGCGACACGATGGGCGAGGTCCAGGTTCCGGTCGACGCCTTGTGGCGCGCCCAGACGCAGCGCGCCGTGGAGAACTTCCCGATCTCGGGGCGCGGACTCGAACGCGCACAGATCCGCGCGCTCGGTCTGCTCAAGAGCGCCTGCGCCCGGGTGAACAAGGACCTGGGTCTGCTCGACCCCGACAGGGCCGACGCGATCATGGCCGCAGCCGATGCCATCGCCGCCGGTGAATACGACGACCAGTTCCCGATCGACGTCTTCCAGACCGGTTCGGGCACGAGTTCGAACATGAACACCAACGAGGTCATCGCCTCGCTCGCCGCGAAGGCCGGCGTCACGGTCCATCCCAACGACGACGTGAACATGTCGCAGTCGTCGAACGACACCTTCCCCACCGCGACGCACGTCGCTGCGACCGAGGCGACGGTCAAGGATCTGATTCCCGCCCTCGAACACCTGCACGGAGCCCTCGCAGGGAAGGCCGAGGAATGGCGCACCGTCGTCAAGTCCGGCCGCACCCATCTGATGGATGCGGTCCCGGTGACCCTGGGCCAGGAGTTCGGTGGATATGCCCGGCAGATCGAGGCCGGGATCGAACGTCTTCGAGCGACACTCCCCCGCCTCGGCGAACTGCCGATCGGTGGCACCGCGGTCGGCACGGGCCTCAATGCGCCGGCGGATTTCGGTCCGCGCGTGGTGGCCGTGCTCGTCGAGACGACAGGACTCGAGGATCTGCAGCGTGCCCGCGACAGCTTCGAAGCGCAGGCCGCCCGTGACGCCCTCGTCGAGGTCTCCGGTGCGCTGCGCACCGTCGCCGTGTCGCTGACGAAGATCGCCAACGACATCCGCTGGATGGGATCCGGTCCGCTCACCGGCCTGGCCGAGATCCAGCTCCCCGATCTGCAGCCCGGCAGCTCGATCATGCCGGGCAAGGTCAATCCGGTTCTCCCCGAAGCGGTTACGCAGGTCGCCGCACAGGTCGTGGGCAACGACGCCACCGTGGCATGGAGCGGTGCAGCGGGAGCCTTCGAACTCAACGTCTACATCCCGGTCATGGCGCGGAACGTCCTCGAGTCGATTCGACTGCTCGCCAACGTCTCCCGATTGTTCGCCGATCGCTGCATCACCGGACTTGTCGCGAACGTCGAGCACCTGCGCACGCTGGCGGAGTCGTCGCCGTCGATCGTCACTCCCCTCAATTCGGCGATCGGCTACGAGGAGGCCGCGGCCGTCGCCAAGGAGGCTCTGAAGGAGAAGAAGACGATCCGCCAGACCGTCGTGGACCGCGGACTCGTCGGCGACCGCCTGAGCGAGGAGGAACTCGACCGTCGACTCGACGTCCTGGCGATGACGCGGGTGGACGAGGAGTCCTGA
- a CDS encoding DUF4245 domain-containing protein, with the protein MASKKPRILQDGRDMAWSLIPLLVLILFIAAIASQCEFKPGGPTAGPVPSFDIDAGLKYDATELAFPIRHPEVPEGWQPNSGSRSIVSGNQGGDSSTVGFITPEGRYVRFTQSDAGEDELVRFVAGGARTATDSRSIEGYDWVIYGGEGVEALWVSDFGDVRILIGGSGNEAEFTALATAAGRAEPLEP; encoded by the coding sequence GTGGCATCCAAGAAACCTCGCATCCTGCAAGACGGTCGCGATATGGCGTGGTCGCTGATCCCGCTGCTCGTGCTGATTCTGTTCATCGCGGCGATCGCCAGCCAGTGCGAGTTCAAGCCCGGCGGACCCACGGCGGGTCCGGTGCCGAGCTTCGACATCGATGCCGGTCTGAAGTACGACGCGACGGAACTCGCATTCCCCATCCGTCATCCCGAGGTACCCGAGGGCTGGCAGCCCAACTCCGGCAGCCGCAGCATCGTCTCCGGTAACCAGGGCGGCGATTCGAGCACCGTCGGTTTCATCACTCCGGAAGGTCGCTACGTGCGCTTCACCCAGTCGGATGCCGGTGAGGACGAACTGGTGCGATTCGTCGCCGGGGGAGCCCGCACCGCCACCGACAGCCGCTCCATCGAGGGGTACGACTGGGTGATCTACGGCGGCGAGGGAGTCGAAGCACTCTGGGTGTCCGATTTCGGTGACGTGCGCATCCTGATCGGCGGCTCCGGCAACGAGGCCGAGTTCACGGCGCTGGCCACCGCGGCTGGCAGAGCCGAGCCGCTCGAACCCTGA
- a CDS encoding 4-hydroxy-3-methylbut-2-enyl diphosphate reductase, producing MSAPVPLEVGITRSAGPSTSGKRVLLAEPRGYCAGVDRAVETVEKALDKYGAPIYVRKEIVHNRHVVDTLAERGVVFVDETDEVPEGAVLVFSAHGVSPAVHESAAARQLRTIDATCPLVTKVHQEAKRFARDDFDILLIGHEGHEEVEGTAGEAPDHVQLVDGPDAVESVTVRDPKKVIWLSQTTLSVDETMQTVQRLREKFPQLQDPPSDDICYATQNRQVAVKAMAPECDLVIVVGSRNSSNSVRLVEVALGAGARAAHLVDYAKEIDPAWLEGVETVGITSGASVPEILVQGVVQFLDERGFHDVQSVTTANETLVFALPRELRASRRS from the coding sequence ATGTCTGCGCCTGTTCCACTCGAAGTCGGGATCACACGGTCCGCCGGCCCCTCCACCTCCGGAAAGCGCGTCCTGCTCGCCGAGCCCCGCGGTTACTGCGCCGGGGTCGACCGCGCGGTCGAGACCGTCGAGAAAGCGCTCGACAAGTACGGTGCCCCGATCTATGTCCGCAAGGAGATCGTCCACAACCGCCACGTCGTCGACACCCTCGCCGAACGCGGCGTGGTGTTCGTCGACGAGACCGACGAGGTGCCCGAAGGCGCCGTCCTCGTGTTCTCGGCGCACGGTGTGTCGCCTGCGGTCCACGAATCCGCCGCGGCCCGGCAGCTGCGCACCATCGACGCCACCTGCCCGCTGGTGACGAAGGTCCACCAGGAAGCCAAGCGTTTCGCACGCGACGATTTCGACATCCTGCTCATCGGTCACGAGGGCCATGAGGAGGTCGAGGGAACCGCAGGCGAGGCCCCCGACCACGTGCAGCTCGTCGACGGCCCCGACGCCGTCGAGTCGGTGACCGTGCGCGACCCGAAGAAGGTCATCTGGCTGTCCCAGACCACCCTCAGCGTCGACGAGACGATGCAGACCGTGCAGCGCCTGCGCGAGAAGTTCCCGCAGCTGCAGGATCCGCCGAGCGACGACATCTGCTACGCCACCCAGAATCGGCAGGTCGCGGTGAAGGCGATGGCGCCCGAGTGTGATCTGGTGATCGTCGTGGGGTCGCGGAATTCGTCCAACTCCGTGCGACTCGTCGAGGTGGCCCTCGGTGCAGGTGCCCGGGCAGCCCACCTGGTCGACTACGCCAAGGAGATCGATCCGGCCTGGCTCGAGGGCGTCGAGACCGTCGGCATCACGTCGGGTGCGTCGGTCCCCGAAATCCTCGTGCAGGGGGTCGTGCAATTCCTCGACGAGCGCGGCTTCCACGATGTGCAGTCGGTGACGACCGCCAACGAGACCCTGGTGTTCGCCCTGCCGCGCGAACTGCGCGCGTCGCGTCGTTCCTGA
- a CDS encoding DUF6542 domain-containing protein has translation MPLDMRSLVPTVPGVPWWGAVAIAAGTMLLGVLLDSARGNELTTAFTVFYVLGCLVAVVAVRYRGLFTAMAQPPLLLLLAVPIGQEFVSSGSTGGLKDLALNVAYPLVNRFPAMLLATVLVLAIGGFRIFATRQNTGVRARAPRERAKPRAAKAGAAKDRPARAAGERPARAADDRPTRRASRGRPSTGTPADTPRTATAGRGTSAAKASVREVTDTRPRRRARPEPPATEQPDPRAQRVRAEGPARRARASRPAEPVQPEGREPRRRPAPEPEPGRPAAAPTQGYEPPRVRYRDRYED, from the coding sequence GTGCCGCTCGACATGCGGTCGTTGGTGCCTACGGTGCCCGGTGTGCCCTGGTGGGGTGCCGTGGCGATCGCAGCCGGAACGATGCTTCTCGGGGTGCTGCTCGACAGCGCACGCGGGAACGAACTGACCACTGCGTTCACCGTCTTCTATGTGCTCGGCTGCCTCGTGGCCGTGGTGGCGGTGCGCTATCGCGGACTGTTCACGGCTATGGCCCAGCCGCCCCTGCTGCTGCTCCTCGCGGTGCCGATCGGTCAGGAGTTCGTCTCCTCCGGCAGCACCGGTGGGTTGAAGGATCTCGCGCTCAACGTCGCCTATCCGCTGGTGAACCGTTTCCCGGCGATGTTGCTGGCGACCGTGCTGGTCTTGGCCATCGGCGGTTTCCGGATCTTCGCGACCCGCCAGAACACCGGAGTGCGTGCCCGCGCGCCGCGCGAGCGCGCGAAGCCACGTGCCGCAAAGGCCGGGGCAGCGAAGGACCGCCCGGCCCGGGCTGCAGGCGAGCGTCCGGCCCGTGCTGCGGACGACCGTCCGACCAGGCGCGCGAGCCGAGGACGACCGTCGACAGGCACGCCTGCGGATACGCCTCGTACCGCCACCGCGGGCCGAGGGACGTCGGCCGCGAAGGCGTCGGTCCGGGAGGTCACCGACACCCGTCCCCGTCGCCGCGCCCGTCCCGAGCCCCCGGCGACGGAGCAGCCGGATCCCCGTGCACAGCGCGTCCGCGCTGAGGGACCTGCTCGGCGTGCTCGTGCTTCCCGACCTGCCGAGCCGGTGCAGCCGGAGGGCCGCGAGCCGCGGCGCCGTCCGGCACCCGAGCCGGAACCCGGCCGGCCGGCAGCGGCACCCACGCAGGGCTACGAGCCGCCGCGTGTGCGGTACCGCGACCGCTACGAGGACTGA